From the Cryptomeria japonica chromosome 2, Sugi_1.0, whole genome shotgun sequence genome, one window contains:
- the LOC131055142 gene encoding pentatricopeptide repeat-containing protein At4g02750: MPISMRKFKVVPNTFVRKTLLYMYVKFGSLADARKVFDEMPERDVYSWTAMIAGYSRHGIAYEALALFRRMRETSVSPNHFTFASVLSVCAKLAALEEGIEIHEEINRRALNSDVCLGNCIIDMYAKCGSVQKARNVFDKMPQLDVVSWNTMIAGYASNGFVFDALKLFLKMPEPDLISWNTMIAGFAQNGFLDEAVDLFEKMPKPNVVSWNTMIAGYVQSGRGEDALKLFHRMQLAGEEPNLKTFASLFQACAASRALEEGMAIHGQVIQSRLKLDEFVESALIDMYAKCGRIEKARALFDKMAQRSSVSWNTLIAGYVQSESMDEALELFGEMPQPDVVSWTTLIGGYMQNSQVDEALKLFKEMPERDTTTWTAMIAGYVLNGKSVEALSLFQQMQYAGVKLGLQTYTNILPACASLAALEQGIEIHEEIVRRGFHSNVVVANALLDMYSKCGSIERAQQIFDNMIQKNVISWTAMIAGYGMHGRCKEGLDLFEKMHRSGVKPDDVTLVCILSACCHGGLVDEGLKYFDCMTKFYHITPVIEHYVCMVDLLGRAGRIDEAHDFINKMPIKPDATLWRCFLGACRMHNNIELGEYAAQRLAELDPQNAAPYVLLSNIYASVGRWDDTKNVRKIMKNRIIKKMPGCSWIEINKKMHTFLAEDIS; this comes from the coding sequence ATGCCCATTTCAATGAGGAAGTTCAAAGTTGTGCCAAATACATTTGTAAGGAAAACCCTACTCTACATGTATGTCAAATTTGGCAGTTTAGCTGATGCACGTAAAGTGTTCGACGAAATGCCTGAACGAGACGTCTACTCATGGACTGCTATGATTGCTGGTTATTCCAGACATGGAATTGCCTACGAAGCATTGGCTCTGTTTCGCCGAATGAGAGAAACAAGTGTTTCACCCAATCATTTCACATTTGCTAGTGTTCTTTCGGTATGTGCGAAATTGGCAGCATTGGAAGAAGGCATTGAAATCCATGAAGAAATAAATAGAAGGGCGTTAAATTCAGATGTCTGTTTGGGAAACTGCAttatagacatgtatgcaaaatgtgggagTGTTCAGAAAGCACGCAATGTGTTTGACAAAATGCCGCAGCTTGACGTGGTCTCCTGGAACACTATGATTGCCGGATACGCTTCTAATGGTTTTGTCTTTGATGCTCTTAAGCTTTTTCTTAAAATGCCTGAACCAGATTTAATCTCGTGGAATACAATGATCGCTGGTTTTGCACAGAATGGATTTCTTGACGAGGCCGTTGATCTTTTTGAGAAAATGCCCAAGCCAAATGTAGTATCCTGGAATACAATGATTGCAGGTTATGTACAGAGTGGACGAGGTGAAGACGCCTTGAAGCTATTTCATCGAATGCAATTGGCGGGTGAAGAACCCAACTTGAAAACTTTTGCCAGTCTTTTTCAAGCATGCGCCGCGTCTAGAGCCCTGGAAGAGGGGATGGCGATTCATGGACAAGTAATTCAAAGTAGGTTAAAACTTGATGAATTTGTTGAGAGTGCCCTtatagatatgtatgcaaaatgcggGAGAATAGAGAAGGCACGTGCGCTGTTTGATAAAATGGCTCAGAGAAGTTCTGTTTCCTGGAACACATTGATTGCAGGGTATGTGCAGAGTGAAAGTATGGATGAGGCTCTGGAGCTCTTTGGTGAAATGCCTCAACCAGATGTTGTCTCATGGACAACTTTGATTGGGGGATACATGCAAAATAGTCAAGTAGACGAGGCACTGAAGCTCTTTAAGGAAATGCCCGAGCGAGATACAACcacctggactgcaatgattgcaggatatgtgcTTAATGGGAAAAGTGTGGAAGCCCTGAGTCTTTTTCAACAAATGCAGTATGCTGGTGTGAAGCTTGGGTTACAGACTTATACAAATATCCTCCCAGCATGTGCCAGCTTAGCAGCTCTGGAACAAGGTATAGAAATACATGAAGAGATAGTGAGAAGGGGATTCCACTCTAATGTTGTTGTGGCTAATGCCCTATTAGATATGTATTCGAAATGTGGGAGTATAGAAAGGGCACAGCAAATATTTGATAATATGATCCAGAAGAATGTAATCTCCTGGAcagcaatgattgcaggatatggcATGCATGGCCGTTGCAAGGAGGGACTTGATCTTTTTGAAAAAATGCATCGCTCTGGTGTGAAGCCAGATGATGTCACCTTAGTTTGTATTCTATCTGCTTGTTGCCATGGCGGCCTAGTGGATGAGGGCCTCAAATATTTTGACTGCATGACAAAATTTTATCACATCACACCTGTAATAGAACACTATGTTTGCATGGTCGACCTTCTTGGCCGTGCTGGGCGCATTGATGAGGCACATGATTTTATAAACAAAATGCCCATAAAACCTGATGCTACTTTATGGAGATGCTTTCTTGGTGCCTGTAGAATGCATAACAATATAGAGCTAGGAGAATATGCAGCACAACGCCTTGCTGAGTTGGACCCTCAAAATGCTGCACCTTATGTGCTGCTATCAAACATTTATGCTTCAGTTGGCAGGTGGGATGACACTAAAAATGTgcgaaaaattatgaaaaataggaTAATAAAAAAGATGCCTGGATGTAGCTGGATTGAGATCAATAAAAAAATGCATACCTTTCTTGCAGAAGACATTTCATGA